Proteins from a genomic interval of Rubinisphaera italica:
- a CDS encoding DUF1501 domain-containing protein, which translates to MNSHLPINSRRQFLQQTGMGVGAVALQWMLNRESATAKPPVLKDKPHNDLLPRAPHFEPQATAMISLFQHGGPAHMDLTDPKPELSKHHGMDYSGDIQFSFVNEASKKLFGSPFHFQPYGESGTELSELLPHTAGIVDDLCLIRSMHTGANGHEVSIRYFHGGIPAVLGRPTFGSWLTYALGSETQDLPAFMVLSDPGGHPVDGVTNWSNGFMPSMFQGTVLRPKEPRIFNLQPPKHLSGPFQRQNLDFLQSLNQQHLEDHPGESDLEARIASYELAARMQTAASDALDISQETASTHSMYGLDQPETRDYGTRCLLARRFVERGVRFIQLFHSGQPWDNHSNIKTGLASICKKTDQPVAALVKDLKQRGMLDSTLVHWGGEIGRLPVTQDHGSPEKAGRDHNGQGFSIWLAGGGIRGGMTFGKTDEFGHRAVENIVTPNDFQATIMHQFGLNHEQVVYTHGNQQQVITANRPARVV; encoded by the coding sequence ATGAATTCTCACCTACCAATAAACTCTCGACGCCAGTTTCTACAGCAGACCGGCATGGGTGTCGGTGCTGTCGCGTTGCAATGGATGTTGAATCGTGAATCGGCGACCGCGAAACCGCCTGTCCTGAAGGACAAACCACACAACGATCTCCTACCACGAGCCCCCCACTTTGAGCCTCAGGCGACAGCGATGATTTCTCTATTCCAGCATGGTGGGCCAGCACACATGGATCTCACGGACCCGAAACCCGAATTGAGCAAACATCATGGTATGGATTACTCGGGCGACATCCAGTTTTCATTCGTCAACGAAGCGAGTAAAAAATTATTCGGAAGCCCGTTTCATTTTCAGCCATACGGAGAAAGCGGAACCGAACTTTCCGAACTGCTTCCTCACACCGCAGGCATCGTCGATGATCTCTGCCTGATACGCAGCATGCACACAGGGGCAAATGGTCACGAAGTCTCCATCCGATATTTTCACGGCGGCATCCCTGCCGTCTTGGGCAGGCCTACGTTTGGTTCCTGGCTGACATATGCATTAGGCAGTGAGACGCAGGACTTGCCTGCATTCATGGTCTTGTCCGACCCGGGTGGTCATCCTGTCGACGGAGTCACGAATTGGAGCAACGGTTTTATGCCGTCCATGTTCCAGGGGACAGTGCTACGACCGAAGGAACCACGTATCTTCAATCTACAGCCTCCTAAGCATTTATCCGGTCCGTTTCAGCGTCAGAATCTTGACTTTTTGCAATCTCTCAATCAGCAGCATCTGGAGGATCACCCGGGGGAATCTGACCTGGAAGCTCGAATAGCCAGCTACGAACTAGCGGCCCGCATGCAGACGGCAGCCAGTGATGCACTCGATATTTCTCAGGAAACCGCATCGACCCATTCGATGTATGGATTGGATCAACCTGAAACACGCGATTATGGCACGCGCTGCCTGCTAGCCCGCCGATTTGTTGAACGAGGCGTACGCTTCATACAACTGTTTCACAGCGGTCAGCCGTGGGATAACCACAGCAACATTAAAACAGGACTGGCATCGATCTGCAAAAAGACCGATCAACCTGTCGCAGCTTTGGTCAAAGACTTGAAGCAACGCGGAATGCTCGACTCCACACTGGTCCACTGGGGTGGAGAAATTGGACGACTGCCAGTCACTCAAGATCATGGATCCCCTGAGAAGGCAGGCCGCGATCATAATGGGCAGGGCTTTAGTATCTGGCTGGCGGGCGGTGGAATTCGCGGCGGAATGACATTTGGTAAAACCGACGAGTTTGGCCACCGCGCGGTCGAGAACATCGTTACTCCAAACGATTTCCAAGCGACGATCATGCACCAGTTTGGCCTGAATCACGAGCAGGTTGTTTACACACATGGCAACCAGCAACAAGTTATCACTGCGAATCGTCCCGCACGGGTCGTCTAA